One Leifsonia shinshuensis DNA window includes the following coding sequences:
- a CDS encoding heat shock protein transcriptional repressor HspR has translation MDENTQVFVISIAAELAGMHPQTLRQYDRLGLVSPRRTAGKSRRYSMRDVQKLQEIARLGSEGVSLEGIRRILELEDHVNALSDRVRELESALADELLNRPGRRVFAAGSEGEVVSMRAGTRVRRSNQIVVWRPLER, from the coding sequence ATGGACGAGAACACCCAGGTCTTCGTGATCTCGATCGCGGCCGAGCTCGCGGGCATGCACCCGCAGACCCTCCGGCAGTACGACCGGCTCGGGCTGGTCAGCCCGCGCCGGACGGCGGGCAAGTCGCGCCGCTACTCGATGCGCGACGTCCAGAAGCTCCAGGAGATCGCGCGGCTGGGGTCGGAGGGCGTGAGCCTGGAGGGCATCCGCCGCATCCTGGAGCTCGAAGACCACGTGAACGCGCTCAGCGACCGTGTGCGCGAGCTGGAGTCGGCGCTCGCCGACGAACTCCTCAACCGGCCGGGGCGGCGGGTCTTCGCCGCGGGGTCGGAGGGCGAGGTCGTCTCCATGCGCGCGGGCACCCGGGTGCGGCGCAGCAACCAGATCGTGGTGTGGCGGCCGCTGGAGCGGTAG
- a CDS encoding alkaline phosphatase family protein: protein MAPMSRTARPRFLGASAAIVGGALLVGLTAAPSLADEGHNGQNGENGDRDGRTAVKHVLLLSVDGLHQKDLDWYVRSHPGSAMAALAAHGTDYTQASTPVPSDSFPGMVAQVTGGNPGTTGVYYDDTFNHALLPAGTTNCAAAKPGAEVAYTEAADKNQSSIDAGQGLSGLPGSILSMTGTPATLLDPAQLPVDPATCKPVYPHQYIKVNTVFEVAKQAGLHTAWSDKHPAYEILNGPSGNGVDDLFTPEINSNAAAPFTGDWTKDNLATQQYDGYKVKAVLNEIDGKDHSGATAAPVPAIFGMNFQTVSTAQKLPTSEGLAGGYLADGSTPGPLLSKALDYIDASLGAFTSELKKTGHAGDTTIILSAKHGQSPMNPAALKRVDDGPIIAGLNAAWTAAHPGTGALVAFSTDDDIMQLWLNDHTQAAADFAKQYLATHTAAGNTISSAPVTVQASGLTTIYAGEAVAKYYGTAATDPRIPDVLGIAQTGVVYTGGTSKIAEHGGASADDRNVPILVSTPGAKHAQRIGAPVETTQIAPTILNQLGLDPRALQAVKIEGTKALPASQR, encoded by the coding sequence ATGGCCCCCATGAGTCGGACCGCGCGACCGCGGTTCCTCGGCGCGAGCGCCGCCATCGTCGGCGGTGCTCTGCTCGTCGGCCTCACCGCCGCGCCCTCCCTCGCCGACGAAGGCCACAACGGCCAGAACGGCGAGAACGGCGACCGCGACGGCCGCACCGCGGTGAAGCACGTCCTCCTGCTCTCCGTCGACGGCCTCCACCAGAAGGACCTCGACTGGTACGTCCGCAGCCACCCGGGCTCCGCGATGGCCGCCCTCGCCGCGCACGGCACCGACTACACGCAGGCCTCCACCCCGGTGCCGTCCGACTCGTTCCCCGGGATGGTCGCGCAGGTCACCGGCGGCAACCCGGGCACGACCGGCGTCTACTACGACGACACCTTCAACCACGCCCTCCTCCCGGCAGGGACCACGAACTGCGCCGCCGCGAAGCCCGGTGCGGAGGTCGCCTACACGGAGGCCGCGGACAAGAACCAGTCCAGCATCGACGCCGGCCAGGGGCTCTCCGGCCTCCCCGGCAGCATCCTCTCGATGACCGGCACTCCGGCTACGCTGCTCGACCCGGCCCAGCTGCCGGTCGACCCGGCCACCTGCAAGCCGGTGTACCCGCACCAGTACATCAAGGTGAACACGGTGTTCGAGGTCGCCAAGCAGGCCGGGCTGCACACCGCGTGGAGCGACAAGCACCCGGCCTACGAGATCCTCAACGGCCCGTCGGGCAACGGCGTCGACGACCTCTTCACGCCGGAGATCAACAGCAATGCCGCCGCTCCGTTCACCGGCGACTGGACGAAGGACAACCTGGCCACCCAGCAGTACGACGGCTACAAGGTGAAGGCCGTGCTCAACGAGATCGACGGCAAGGACCACTCCGGCGCCACCGCCGCGCCGGTCCCCGCCATCTTCGGCATGAACTTCCAGACCGTCTCCACCGCCCAGAAGCTGCCGACCTCCGAAGGCCTCGCCGGCGGCTACCTCGCCGACGGCTCCACCCCCGGCCCGCTGCTGAGCAAGGCGCTCGACTACATCGACGCCTCGCTGGGGGCGTTCACCTCCGAGCTGAAGAAGACCGGCCACGCGGGTGACACGACGATCATCCTGTCCGCCAAGCACGGTCAGTCCCCGATGAATCCGGCCGCCCTCAAGCGCGTGGACGACGGCCCGATCATCGCCGGCCTGAACGCCGCGTGGACCGCCGCCCACCCCGGAACCGGCGCCCTCGTCGCGTTCTCGACGGACGACGACATCATGCAGCTCTGGCTGAACGACCACACCCAGGCGGCCGCCGACTTCGCCAAGCAGTACCTGGCGACGCACACCGCCGCGGGCAACACGATCTCCAGCGCGCCGGTCACGGTGCAGGCCTCGGGCCTCACCACGATCTACGCGGGAGAAGCAGTCGCGAAGTACTACGGCACCGCGGCCACCGACCCGCGCATCCCGGACGTCCTGGGCATCGCGCAGACCGGTGTCGTCTACACCGGCGGCACCTCGAAGATCGCGGAGCACGGCGGCGCGAGCGCCGACGACCGCAACGTCCCGATCCTGGTCTCCACCCCCGGCGCGAAGCACGCGCAGCGGATCGGCGCGCCGGTCGAGACGACGCAGATCGCGCCGACCATCTTGAACCAGCTCGGGCTCGACCCGCGCGCGCTCCAGGCGGTGAAGATCGAGGGGACGAAGGCCCTCCCGGCTTCCCAGCGCTGA
- a CDS encoding cysteine hydrolase family protein, whose amino-acid sequence MKRALIVIDVQNEYVTGNLKICHPDLLTSIPNIEVAMDSAADHGVKLVIVQHIEDEGSPVFARGSEGAALHSSVADRTPDLLVTKQGVSSFAGTQLEQWLRAEGIDTVTIAGYMTQHCCAGTARDAAALGFTVEFLSDATGTLDLVNEAGSISADALHISVLVTMDSEFAAVATTEEWTLAVEAGDTLPVSNLWDSTGHARVPGKHEELHKLMREVRAGIDSDIAAEEAREFRNTLYVGQGASSAL is encoded by the coding sequence ATGAAGCGCGCACTCATCGTGATCGACGTGCAGAACGAGTACGTCACCGGCAACCTGAAGATCTGCCACCCGGACCTGTTGACGTCCATCCCGAACATCGAGGTGGCGATGGACTCGGCCGCCGACCACGGCGTGAAGCTGGTGATCGTGCAGCACATCGAGGACGAGGGCTCCCCGGTGTTCGCCCGCGGCTCGGAGGGCGCCGCGCTGCACTCGTCGGTCGCCGACCGCACGCCCGACCTCCTGGTCACCAAACAGGGCGTCTCGTCGTTCGCCGGCACCCAGCTGGAGCAGTGGCTGCGCGCGGAGGGCATCGACACGGTGACGATCGCCGGCTACATGACCCAGCACTGCTGCGCCGGCACCGCCCGCGACGCCGCTGCCCTCGGCTTCACGGTCGAGTTCCTGTCCGACGCGACCGGCACCCTCGACCTGGTCAACGAGGCCGGCTCGATCTCGGCGGACGCCCTCCACATCAGCGTCCTGGTGACGATGGACTCGGAGTTCGCGGCGGTCGCGACGACCGAGGAGTGGACGCTGGCGGTGGAGGCCGGCGACACCCTCCCGGTGTCGAACCTCTGGGACAGCACGGGCCACGCGCGCGTGCCGGGCAAGCACGAGGAGCTGCACAAGCTGATGCGCGAGGTGCGCGCGGGCATCGACAGCGACATCGCGGCGGAGGAGGCCCGGGAGTTCCGCAACACGCTGTACGTGGGGCAGGGGGCGTCGTCGGCGTTGTGA